In Arthrobacter citreus, a single genomic region encodes these proteins:
- a CDS encoding NAD-dependent epimerase/dehydratase family protein, which yields MIFQLLLGKEVFIINKANKKHILITGCAGFIGFHLSKRLLEEGSQIVGIDNINDYYDTRLKFDRLDLLKQYENFHFVNGSIDKMDLLMELFEQNDFDLVINLAAQAGVRYSLENPGSYIQSNLVGFANILECCKNHQIKHLLYASSSSVYGNNKKTPSSINDRVDQPISLYAATKKSNELMAHSYSHTFNLPTTGLRFFTVYGPWGRPDMALFKFANSIISGHPIAVYNYGNMKRDFTYIDDVIESIVRIIKNGPPTESFSYYKLYNIGNHSPVNLNYFIETLEKQLGTKANIQLMPMVPGEVLETYADIDQLVHDIQYSPSTSIEEGIAKFVEWFKVYKKIN from the coding sequence ATGATATTTCAACTATTGTTAGGTAAGGAGGTTTTTATCATTAATAAAGCTAACAAAAAACACATCCTGATTACTGGATGTGCTGGATTCATCGGATTCCATTTAAGTAAACGCCTATTAGAAGAAGGTTCACAAATCGTAGGCATTGATAATATAAATGATTACTATGACACACGTCTAAAATTTGATAGATTAGATCTTTTAAAACAATATGAAAACTTTCATTTTGTAAACGGCTCAATCGATAAAATGGATTTGTTAATGGAGCTCTTTGAACAAAATGATTTCGATCTAGTTATTAATCTAGCAGCACAAGCTGGCGTAAGATACAGCTTAGAAAATCCTGGGTCATATATCCAATCAAACCTCGTAGGTTTCGCCAATATATTAGAGTGCTGTAAGAACCATCAAATTAAACACCTCTTATATGCCTCTTCAAGCTCTGTATATGGCAATAATAAAAAAACTCCCTCTTCAATTAATGATCGAGTTGACCAGCCAATTAGCTTATATGCAGCTACTAAAAAATCGAATGAATTAATGGCACATTCTTATAGTCATACATTTAATCTACCTACAACAGGATTACGATTTTTTACTGTTTACGGCCCATGGGGTAGACCGGATATGGCTCTATTTAAATTTGCCAATTCAATCATTAGCGGACATCCAATAGCAGTATATAATTATGGAAATATGAAACGAGATTTTACTTATATCGATGATGTAATTGAATCGATCGTAAGAATCATTAAAAATGGACCGCCTACTGAATCTTTTTCTTACTACAAGCTTTACAATATTGGAAATCATAGCCCAGTAAACTTAAACTATTTTATTGAAACATTAGAAAAGCAACTTGGCACAAAAGCAAATATTCAATTAATGCCGATGGTACCAGGAGAAGTCCTTGAAACATATGCAGATATTGACCAGCTAGTTCATGATATTCAATATAGTCCATCTACTTCAATCGAAGAAGGCATCGCCAAATTCGTAGAATGGTTTAAAGTATATAAAAAGATAAACTAA
- a CDS encoding MurR/RpiR family transcriptional regulator, translated as MKRPSFKLLVKEKFSQLSPGQKKVATYMIENLEECAFKAAYQIGRKADVSETTVIRLSYALEFEGFSDMQLSVQNEFLHLNKADYMNEKEEIKDISGHHTYTKIIENEVNILRNLLQPSNIEEISKAVEAIISSDQVLIVGHRVSHIAAYWFANTLSSIRGNVMYCSPAGDFFEKFCNLTDKSVVIAFSFPRYAKETLTIAECTKENGVKLISVTDRLLSPIGRIADIILTTEENVESGSNSIASVMSLLNLVIAGLYEKDKKRIQMYQQKLEKIYSTYEVFIE; from the coding sequence ATGAAGCGACCTAGTTTTAAATTGTTAGTAAAAGAGAAGTTTTCACAATTATCTCCGGGGCAAAAAAAAGTAGCTACTTATATGATTGAAAATTTAGAGGAGTGTGCATTTAAAGCAGCTTATCAAATAGGCAGAAAAGCTGATGTGAGTGAGACTACTGTTATTCGACTTTCGTATGCACTCGAATTTGAAGGATTCAGTGATATGCAGTTAAGCGTTCAAAACGAATTTCTACATTTAAATAAAGCAGATTATATGAATGAAAAAGAAGAAATTAAGGATATAAGTGGTCATCATACTTATACAAAAATTATCGAAAATGAAGTAAATATTTTAAGAAATTTGTTACAACCTTCCAATATTGAGGAAATATCAAAAGCGGTAGAAGCAATAATTAGCTCTGATCAAGTGTTAATTGTAGGACATCGTGTATCTCATATTGCAGCGTATTGGTTTGCAAATACATTAAGTTCGATTAGAGGTAATGTAATGTATTGTTCTCCAGCGGGAGATTTTTTTGAAAAATTCTGCAATTTGACGGATAAATCAGTTGTCATTGCATTTTCATTCCCAAGATATGCTAAGGAAACATTAACAATTGCCGAATGTACAAAAGAGAATGGAGTTAAGTTAATATCAGTAACTGATCGATTATTGTCACCGATTGGAAGAATTGCAGATATTATTCTCACTACAGAAGAAAATGTAGAAAGTGGATCAAACTCAATCGCATCAGTAATGAGCCTGTTAAATTTAGTGATTGCTGGTTTATATGAAAAGGATAAAAAGAGAATTCAAATGTATCAACAAAAATTAGAAAAAATCTATTCAACATATGAAGTCTTTATAGAGTAG
- the galU gene encoding UTP--glucose-1-phosphate uridylyltransferase GalU produces the protein MKIRKAIIPAAGLGTRFLPATKALPKEMLPIVDKPTIQYIVEEAVASGIEEIIIISGRGKRAIEDHFDKSYELEESLSRKNKLTVLEEMQKISNMVKIFYVRQKEPKGLGDAILCAKSFIGNEPFAVLLGDDIVMSTTPCLQQIINVYEKHKAPVIAVQGVSDQEVSKYGIIKPKESTYDTNLYQVDCLVEKPKLEDAPSNYAIMGRYILTPEIFDILSTLSVGQGCELQLTDAINELNKHHPVLAYNFEGKRYDIGNKIGFIMATIDFAINREDIKDEVIAFLNEVIADDTSNINNQEVD, from the coding sequence ATGAAAATCCGCAAGGCTATTATTCCCGCTGCCGGTCTCGGGACTCGTTTTTTGCCGGCAACGAAAGCGTTGCCAAAGGAAATGTTACCTATAGTTGATAAACCAACTATTCAATATATTGTTGAAGAAGCTGTTGCTTCTGGAATTGAAGAAATCATTATTATTAGTGGTAGAGGTAAGCGAGCGATTGAGGATCATTTTGATAAATCATATGAATTAGAAGAATCATTATCTCGAAAAAATAAGCTAACAGTATTGGAAGAGATGCAGAAAATATCCAATATGGTGAAGATCTTTTATGTGCGTCAAAAGGAACCAAAAGGATTAGGCGATGCAATATTATGTGCTAAGAGTTTTATAGGAAATGAACCGTTTGCTGTTTTGCTAGGAGATGACATCGTTATGTCCACTACACCTTGTCTTCAGCAAATTATTAATGTATACGAAAAACATAAAGCCCCAGTTATAGCTGTTCAAGGTGTTTCTGATCAAGAAGTGAGTAAATATGGCATAATTAAACCTAAAGAAAGTACTTATGATACAAATTTATATCAAGTTGATTGTCTTGTAGAAAAACCAAAATTAGAAGATGCACCTTCCAACTATGCAATTATGGGACGATACATTCTTACTCCAGAGATATTTGATATTTTATCAACACTATCGGTTGGACAAGGATGCGAATTGCAATTAACTGATGCCATAAATGAATTAAATAAACATCATCCAGTATTAGCATATAATTTCGAAGGTAAGCGATACGATATTGGAAACAAAATTGGCTTCATTATGGCTACAATTGATTTTGCAATCAACCGAGAAGACATAAAAGACGAAGTGATTGCTTTTTTAAATGAGGTCATAGCAGATGACACTTCAAATATAAATAATCAGGAAGTGGATTAA
- a CDS encoding glycosyltransferase family 4 protein, producing MKVLIIWRLLTVGGVNAGWRNRSIYFKKFGIHTEFLYTTDHGGLHIMEDIAPVYLTKDENEIIGIIKNNAYDAIIVVDTGAAYKWLQKAKYKGPVIVEARTPELIKLQPHLKKFRSVEPVSIVVPSNYQKRLVSILTDNIPIKVIYNGVDTTFFHPLATDEISYDVQPILPTNKKVVCWIGRVDKRKNWPMLVEIAKRIKSERSDIEIWLIGGAQSVQREDFALTWKEEGLTDMIKWFPVIPYQQMPHVYAKVLQSGGCTIATTKVESFGNTFIESMACGVPVVASNIMPISEIVLQGETGMLFRGHDVKDAVKMIYQIVDNQKLHQKLSENAVKHVEQNFAIQKVADIYREYLLKIGEIKNSDVIQND from the coding sequence TTGAAAGTTTTAATAATATGGCGTCTCTTAACAGTTGGTGGAGTTAATGCTGGCTGGAGGAATCGTTCAATTTACTTTAAAAAGTTTGGTATTCATACTGAGTTTCTATATACAACTGATCATGGTGGATTACACATAATGGAAGATATTGCACCTGTCTATTTAACAAAAGATGAAAACGAAATCATTGGGATCATTAAAAATAATGCCTATGATGCAATTATTGTAGTAGATACAGGAGCAGCATATAAATGGTTACAAAAAGCTAAATACAAAGGTCCAGTTATTGTAGAAGCACGAACGCCAGAGCTAATTAAACTTCAGCCACATTTAAAAAAATTCAGGTCAGTTGAACCTGTTTCAATTGTCGTACCATCGAATTATCAAAAAAGATTAGTCTCCATCTTAACAGATAATATCCCCATTAAAGTAATCTACAATGGTGTTGACACCACATTTTTCCATCCATTAGCTACAGATGAAATTTCATATGATGTTCAACCAATACTTCCAACTAACAAAAAAGTAGTGTGTTGGATTGGCAGAGTAGATAAACGTAAAAACTGGCCGATGTTAGTTGAGATTGCAAAGCGGATTAAAAGTGAACGATCAGATATTGAAATTTGGTTAATCGGAGGAGCTCAAAGTGTCCAACGAGAAGATTTTGCATTGACTTGGAAGGAGGAAGGTCTTACTGATATGATCAAATGGTTTCCGGTTATTCCATATCAACAAATGCCTCACGTCTATGCAAAAGTACTTCAATCAGGCGGTTGTACGATCGCTACAACAAAAGTTGAGTCTTTTGGCAATACATTTATCGAATCCATGGCATGTGGAGTTCCTGTTGTTGCCTCTAATATTATGCCTATTTCAGAAATCGTTCTCCAAGGTGAAACAGGTATGTTATTTCGGGGACATGATGTAAAAGATGCCGTAAAGATGATTTATCAAATAGTTGATAATCAAAAACTTCATCAGAAACTTTCAGAAAATGCCGTAAAGCATGTTGAACAAAATTTTGCGATTCAAAAAGTAGCTGATATTTATCGTGAGTATCTTTTAAAAATTGGTGAAATTAAAAATAGCGATGTGATCCAAAATGATTGA
- a CDS encoding UDP-glucose/GDP-mannose dehydrogenase family protein — MKISILGTGYVGLTTGVCLAEIGHTVTCIDINELKINNLSAGISPIYEPGIEELITRNIKLGKLFFTTSYEKGLDDAQVIVVAVGTPQGEDGAADLTYLEGAAIDIAKNVKKHVIVAIKSTVPVGTNEIVKEIIQKNCSEDIVVDVVSNPEFLRQGSAIKDTMEADRIIIGSNNQESARIVEEMYKPLNVPILITSIRSAEMIKYASNAFLASKISYINEIANLCETVGANVEDVAKGMGKDKRIGEAFLYAGIGYGGSCFPKDVKALLHTAQLNGVEFGFLNEIISINKFQHELLVKKAIERFSELEGKKIACLGLSFKPDTDDMREAPSIKIVNSLKKLGAEVMAYDPVAVENAKKILGSNITYASSINECVTDADAIFIVTEWREFRELDLPSILTKMKNPIIFDGRNCIMEDRIKDCVKIEYYPVGKPSIIK, encoded by the coding sequence TTGAAAATTTCTATATTAGGTACGGGCTATGTAGGTTTAACAACAGGAGTCTGTTTAGCAGAGATAGGTCACACAGTTACTTGTATTGATATAAATGAACTTAAAATCAATAATTTAAGTGCCGGTATATCTCCCATATATGAACCAGGAATAGAAGAATTAATAACTAGAAATATAAAGTTAGGAAAATTATTTTTCACAACCTCATACGAAAAAGGGTTAGACGATGCTCAAGTTATTGTTGTTGCAGTAGGTACTCCTCAAGGGGAAGATGGAGCAGCAGATTTAACTTATCTTGAAGGTGCAGCAATTGATATCGCAAAAAATGTTAAAAAGCATGTAATTGTTGCTATTAAAAGTACAGTACCAGTTGGAACGAATGAAATCGTGAAGGAAATTATTCAAAAAAATTGTAGCGAAGATATTGTCGTTGACGTCGTTTCAAATCCTGAGTTCCTTAGACAAGGCTCAGCGATAAAAGATACAATGGAAGCAGATCGAATTATTATAGGTAGCAATAATCAAGAGTCTGCTAGAATTGTTGAAGAAATGTATAAACCATTAAATGTACCAATCTTAATTACTAGTATTCGAAGTGCAGAGATGATTAAATATGCGTCTAATGCATTTTTAGCTAGCAAAATAAGTTATATAAATGAAATAGCAAACCTATGTGAAACAGTCGGTGCAAATGTTGAAGATGTGGCAAAAGGAATGGGGAAAGATAAACGAATCGGTGAAGCATTTTTATATGCAGGGATTGGCTATGGCGGTTCTTGTTTCCCGAAGGATGTTAAAGCATTATTGCACACAGCTCAGTTAAATGGGGTTGAATTTGGATTTTTAAATGAAATTATTTCGATTAATAAATTCCAACACGAATTGCTTGTAAAGAAAGCAATTGAACGATTTAGTGAATTAGAAGGGAAAAAGATTGCATGTTTAGGACTATCATTTAAACCAGATACTGACGATATGCGAGAAGCACCATCTATTAAAATCGTAAATTCTTTAAAAAAATTAGGTGCAGAAGTGATGGCATATGACCCTGTAGCAGTTGAAAACGCGAAAAAAATTCTAGGTAGCAATATTACGTATGCTAGTTCAATAAATGAATGTGTAACGGATGCAGATGCAATTTTTATTGTAACCGAGTGGAGAGAATTTAGAGAACTTGACTTACCAAGCATACTAACTAAAATGAAGAATCCAATTATTTTTGACGGAAGAAACTGTATTATGGAAGATAGAATAAAAGATTGCGTGAAAATAGAATATTATCCAGTTGGTAAACCGTCCATCATTAAATAA
- a CDS encoding CotS family spore coat protein has product MNNIIIEPWIVDELIHDEFYVPEYIEKIGLEVLKFYDLQVNSMQVITTKADKGGAIWKIETNEGPKSFKLLHRRPTRSMFSLGAQKYLVEVQQARVPGIVRTRDGEEFVEAGGKLWFVAEWIEQLAPVSKDLEGAKLLCHALGEFHRLSKGYVPPIQAEVASRLHKWPKSYEKIYNKMNWFRTIALAYEEMPASQDLLNVVDIFQEQARKSMEDLNASNYFNMVNEGNASWGLVHQDYGWSNGQMGPNGMWVIDLDGVAYDLPIRDLRKLISGTMSDLFGWDATWVREMINAYHEANPISPELYDVLMIDFSMPNEFYKNIKEVLYEPELFLGESTKQLIQSIVDLEQSKWATLNEIRNDWSGK; this is encoded by the coding sequence TTGAATAATATAATAATTGAGCCATGGATCGTCGATGAGCTTATTCACGATGAGTTCTATGTGCCTGAATATATTGAAAAAATTGGGCTTGAAGTACTTAAATTTTATGATCTTCAAGTAAATAGCATGCAAGTCATTACTACGAAAGCCGACAAAGGTGGAGCAATTTGGAAAATTGAAACGAACGAAGGACCAAAAAGCTTTAAACTTTTACACAGAAGACCTACTAGAAGTATGTTTAGTTTAGGAGCTCAGAAGTATCTGGTTGAAGTTCAACAGGCTAGAGTTCCAGGGATTGTTCGAACTAGAGACGGCGAGGAATTTGTAGAAGCAGGTGGAAAGCTATGGTTCGTTGCAGAATGGATTGAACAATTGGCGCCAGTTTCTAAAGATTTAGAAGGTGCTAAGCTACTCTGTCACGCACTTGGAGAGTTTCATCGTTTAAGTAAAGGGTATGTACCACCGATTCAAGCAGAGGTCGCATCAAGACTACACAAATGGCCAAAAAGTTATGAAAAAATATATAACAAAATGAATTGGTTCAGAACAATTGCCTTAGCTTATGAAGAAATGCCTGCTAGTCAAGATTTATTAAATGTAGTTGATATATTTCAAGAGCAAGCAAGAAAAAGCATGGAAGACTTAAATGCTTCTAATTATTTTAATATGGTAAATGAAGGAAACGCTAGCTGGGGATTAGTTCACCAGGATTACGGTTGGTCAAATGGCCAAATGGGACCAAATGGAATGTGGGTTATTGATTTAGATGGCGTTGCGTATGATTTGCCAATTCGAGATTTAAGGAAACTTATATCTGGTACTATGTCTGACTTATTTGGATGGGATGCTACATGGGTAAGAGAAATGATAAACGCGTATCACGAAGCAAATCCAATCTCTCCAGAATTATATGACGTATTAATGATCGATTTTTCAATGCCAAATGAATTTTATAAAAACATTAAAGAAGTACTTTATGAACCAGAATTATTTTTAGGTGAATCTACTAAACAATTAATTCAATCAATCGTTGACCTAGAACAGTCAAAATGGGCAACATTAAATGAGATTCGCAACGACTGGAGTGGAAAATGA
- a CDS encoding glycosyltransferase family 4 protein, whose protein sequence is MRILMVCTENLPVPPVLGGAIQTYIAGSLPYLSKVHDITILGVNDPSLPDEETIDGVDYVRVPGKVLELYREGVVQYIEGKQFDLIHIFNRPRLVLPIRKVAPKAKITLSMHNDMFNIGKIAVDEANLVLEEVSSIVTVSDYVGNVIRELYPQSSNKIRTIYSGVDSDRFLPGNDSRIVSTRNTLRKEFGLENKTVILFAGRLSENKGVDRLIRALPTLSKTFKDLALVIVGSNWFSQNNVTDYVAYIRAISKKQDVPIITTGFVSPFEIQNWFAVADLFVCTSLWQEPLARVHYEAMAAGLPIVTTARGGNPEVIIPGENGLIVENPVDPNEFATKITEILSNKSLMKNMGIKGRELAVSKYVWSRVADEILSVWGRTEYASSISPEQLLQYEPQTLFKSAVQNKQFIVPNDIVTEEVAEPAAEISGVTALPAPKIIEVEEPTVETKEEELESLIQSETKVMEEALVERVKSIPRDKGIVKADEYIANTNPRVLRRIRKVTDTVGNNVNRSRIENRSNNLSNNSSNNSSNKVNSEPYKLKRITSITEVYRNRNRY, encoded by the coding sequence ATGAGAATATTGATGGTTTGTACAGAAAACCTACCAGTACCTCCAGTATTAGGTGGTGCGATTCAGACTTATATAGCAGGTAGTTTACCTTATTTAAGTAAAGTTCATGATATAACAATATTAGGAGTAAACGATCCGTCATTACCAGATGAGGAAACGATTGATGGTGTGGATTATGTACGTGTCCCCGGGAAAGTATTAGAGCTATATCGTGAAGGTGTAGTTCAATATATCGAAGGGAAGCAATTTGATTTAATCCACATTTTTAACAGACCACGTCTTGTCCTGCCTATTAGAAAAGTAGCTCCAAAGGCAAAAATCACTTTAAGTATGCACAACGATATGTTTAATATAGGTAAAATTGCTGTTGATGAAGCGAATTTAGTTTTAGAAGAAGTTTCTAGTATTGTTACTGTAAGTGATTATGTTGGAAATGTAATTCGTGAACTATATCCTCAAAGTTCAAATAAAATTAGAACAATATACTCAGGTGTTGATTCTGATCGTTTCTTACCTGGAAATGATTCAAGAATAGTAAGTACGAGAAATACGCTTAGAAAAGAGTTTGGTTTAGAAAATAAAACGGTTATTTTATTTGCGGGTAGACTTTCAGAAAACAAAGGTGTAGACCGTTTAATTAGAGCATTACCAACACTTTCAAAAACCTTCAAAGACTTAGCTTTAGTCATCGTAGGAAGCAATTGGTTTAGTCAAAACAATGTAACGGACTATGTTGCCTATATTCGTGCGATATCAAAAAAACAAGATGTACCGATTATTACAACAGGATTTGTATCGCCTTTTGAAATACAAAACTGGTTTGCAGTAGCTGATTTATTTGTATGTACTTCTTTATGGCAAGAGCCACTTGCAAGGGTACACTATGAAGCGATGGCAGCAGGTCTTCCTATTGTAACAACTGCAAGAGGAGGAAACCCTGAAGTAATTATTCCAGGAGAGAATGGTTTAATCGTTGAAAACCCAGTAGATCCAAATGAATTCGCTACCAAAATAACAGAAATATTATCAAATAAATCGTTAATGAAGAATATGGGAATTAAAGGTAGAGAGCTTGCAGTTTCTAAATATGTATGGAGTCGTGTAGCGGATGAAATTCTATCTGTATGGGGCCGAACAGAATACGCTTCATCAATTTCGCCGGAACAATTATTACAATATGAACCTCAAACATTATTTAAATCTGCAGTACAAAATAAACAGTTTATTGTGCCTAATGACATTGTTACTGAAGAAGTAGCAGAACCAGCTGCAGAAATCAGTGGAGTAACAGCACTTCCGGCTCCAAAAATCATTGAAGTTGAAGAACCAACTGTTGAAACGAAAGAAGAAGAATTAGAATCGCTAATTCAGTCTGAAACAAAAGTAATGGAAGAAGCCTTAGTCGAGCGGGTAAAATCAATCCCTAGAGATAAAGGAATAGTAAAAGCTGATGAGTATATAGCTAATACTAATCCAAGAGTACTGAGACGTATTAGAAAAGTAACTGATACGGTCGGAAATAATGTAAATAGAAGTAGAATAGAAAATAGATCTAATAATCTATCTAATAACTCATCTAACAATTCATCTAATAAAGTTAATTCCGAACCATATAAACTAAAGAGAATTACTAGCATCACTGAAGTATATAGAAATAGAAATCGTTATTAG